A section of the Primulina eburnea isolate SZY01 chromosome 1, ASM2296580v1, whole genome shotgun sequence genome encodes:
- the LOC140824127 gene encoding uncharacterized protein At2g33490-like produces the protein MKSSLVKLRKIAMNKSEPKDNWDLNIDGLSQAAKDMKDMRTCYDSLLSAAAATANSAYEFSESLLEMGSCLLDKTAIHDDGESGGTLSLLGRVQLELRKFVDIYRSHVIMTITNPSESLLSELRKVEEMKLQCDEKREMFEYMVGQLKEKGKSRHGKGETFTSQQVHAVREEYDEAARLCVFRVESLKQGQCRSLLTQAARHHAAQLNFFRKGLQSLEAVEPRVKNVAETHHIDYELGELRDGEVVDDEGNSFDTNDDRELSVDYRQSKQDLDNASVSRNSMELDHVVAPNPQISRMKDNQGELMLNQQHRAGSHSAPINSEKFGPAERIREMQATVWKLNTHVLPTPAEAKSSRTNTCTPPTSTTLPNKSSKNLWHSSPLDTEKHKKFTDDHMSAHSTSKSLVAVEENSDKHFLPLPRPLNEVAAVPQVDGHGGIDTQKIKRQAFSGPLAPKPSSNKLQLFTNGPIGSTEPPQTISGMFSHVTGGPPPPPSSLNLPHNAAHHPLLSSPKISELHELPRPPDSLASNPVRSAVALGHSAPLGNRNREISPTYRNPLRSSKEGSPLPLPRLSISRSFSIRTSSQGAISLHAGKGRQSSQIAQNVEVASPPLTPIALLNMKLPNSGQIQGGN, from the exons ATGAAATCGTCTTTGGTTAAGCTGAGAAAAATCGCGATGAACAAGAGCGAGCCCAAGGATAATTGGGATCTCAACATAGATGGATTGAGTCAAGCAGCTAAG GATATGAAAGATATGAGAACTTGTTATGATAGCTTGCTTTCTGCGGCTGCTGCTACGGCAAATAGTGCTTACG AGTTTTCAGAGTCATTGCTGGAGATGGGAAGTTGTCTACTAGATAAAACTGCAATTCATGACGATGGGGAAAGTG GAGGAACATTATCACTTCTCGGAAGAGTACAGCTTGAACTTCGGAAATTTGTCGATATTTAT CGGTCTCATGTCATCATGACAATCACAAATCCGTCAGAATCTCTTCTTAGCGAGCTTCGAAAAGTGGAG GAGATGAAGTTGCAATGTGATGAGAAAAG AGAGATGTTTGAATATATGGTGGGACAgcttaaagaaaaaggaaaatcgAGACATGGGAAAGGGGAGACTTTTACCTCACAGCAAGTCCATGCAGTTCGTGAAGAATATGATGAAGCAGCAAGGCTCTGTGTTTTTCGTGTTGAATCACTGAAGCAAGGGCAATGTCGAAGCCTGTTGACACAGGCAGCTCGTCACCATGCGGCTCAG TTAAATTTCTTTCGGAAAGGACTTCAATCTCTTGAAGCTGTTGAGCCACGTGTAAAAAATGTTGCAGAAACTCATCACATTGATTATGAGCTTGGTGAGTTGCGTGATGGGGAAGTTGTTGATGATGAAGGGAACAGTTTTGATACTAATGATGACAGAGAGTTGAGTGTTGACTATAGACAAAGTAAGCAGGATCTGGACAATGCTTCTGTATCAAGAAATTCAATGGAG TTGGACCACGTGGTTGCTCCAAATCCACAAATATCGAGAATGAAAGACAACCAAGGGGAGTTGATGCTTAATCAACAACATCGAGCAGGCAGTCATTCTGCTCCAATAAATTCAGAGAAGTTTGGTCCGGCTGAAAGAATCAGAGAAATGCAGGCTACTGTGTGGAAACTTAATACCCATGTGTTGCCCACTCCAGCTGAGGCTAAGAGTTCAAGAACAAATACTTGTACACCACCTACAAGTACGACATTACCCAATAAAAGCTCAAAAAATCTGTGGCATTCTTCTCCACTCGACACAGAAAAGCACAAGAAATTCACGGATGATCATATGTCTGCACACAGTACCTCCAAATCTCTAGTGGCAGTCGAAGAGAACAGTGATAAGCACTTTCTCCCACTTCCTCGCCCTCTGAACGAAGTAGCTGCTGTACCACAAGTTGATGGACATGGTGGAATTGATactcaaaaaattaaaagacaAGCATTCTCTGGTCCATTAGCTCCCAAGCCATCATCTAACAAGCTCCAGTTATTTACCAATGGACCCATTGGTTCTACTGAACCACCCCAAACAATTTCTGGAATGTTTTCCCATGTAACTGGTGGTCCTCCCCCACCACCCTCGTCTCTAAACTTGCCTCACAATGCTGCGCATCATCCTCTTCTATCTTCCCCTAAAATAAGTGAGCTTCATGAGCTTCCTAGGCCTCCCGATTCTTTGGCTTCAAATCCTGTTCGTTCTGCTGTTGCTCTTGGGCACTCTGCTCCTCTAGGCAATAGAAATCGAGAAATATCTCCAACATATAGGAATCCTTTACGGTCATCTAAAGAAGGCTCACCACTTCCACTCCCACGGCTAAGCATCTCTCGAAGTTTCTCTATACGTACTAGTAGTCAAGGGGCCATATCTCTACATGCTGGCAAGGGGCGACAATCTTCTCAAATTGCACAAAACGTTGAAGTAGCTTCTCCTCCATTAACACCTATAGCGTTGCTGAACATGAAGTTACCAAACTCTGGGCAAATACAAG GTGGCAACTGA
- the LOC140809774 gene encoding probable inactive shikimate kinase like 1, chloroplastic: MSIIQYQSCGCCRYSMPPPFFRPFSGFSGRAFPTPNSTALAVLENSTSDSVVEKVVEADPFSAIKKRASEISSDLKGTSIFLVGMNNSYKSSLGVILADALRYYFFDSDSLVEEAVGGKGAAVSLVESEEEGYLASETEVLKQLSSMGRLIVCAGNGAVKSSSNLALLRHGISIWIDVPLDLVARELMEDRIQLSASDTTICKSSDEILDQLTTLYDSGRSGYSTADATISLQKLASELGYDELNEVTVEDMCMEVLKEIERLVRVKKMMEEAARPF, translated from the exons ATGTCGATAATCCAATACCAATCATGTGGCTGTTGCCGTTACAGCATGCCGCCTCCATTTTTCCGTCCATTTTCCGGTTTCTCCGGCAGAGCTTTCCCAACTCCTAACTCTACTGCCCTCGCTGTCCTGGAGAACAGCACTTCAG ATTCTGTGGTGGAGAAAGTTGTTGAAGCCGATCCTTTCTCAGCCATTAAA AAGAGGGCTTCGGAGATATCCTCAGATTTAAAGGGAACCTCCATATTTTTAGTTG GAATGAACAACTCCTATAAATCTAGCTTGGGGGTAATTCTGGCGGATGCTTTGCgatattatttctttgacag TGATAGTTTGGTGGAGGAAGCTGTTGGTGGAAAAGGCGCTGCAGTATCATTGGTTGAGAGCGAAGAAGAGGGATATCTTGCATCGGAG ACTGAAGTACTGAAGCAGTTGTCATCAATGGGTCGATTGATTGTTTGCGCTGGAAATGGTGCTGTTAAAAGCTCCTCGAATTT GGCATTGTTGAGACATGGCATTTCAATTTGGATTGATGTGCCTTTAGACTTGGTGGCCAGAGAGCTAATGGAAGATAGAATTCAACTATCTGCATCAGACACTACCATATGCAAATCTTCTGATGAG ATTCTCGATCAATTAACTACATTGTACGATAGTGGGCGAAGTGGGTATTCTACAGCTGATGCAACCATTTCACTTCAGA AATTAGCTTCTGAGTTGGGTTATGATGAACTGAATGAGGTTACTGTGGAAGATATGTGTATGGAG GTTCTGAAGGAGATAGAAAGACTAGTGAGAGTGAAGAAGATGATGGAAGAGGCTGCGAGACCATTTTAG